A region from the Medicago truncatula cultivar Jemalong A17 chromosome 6, MtrunA17r5.0-ANR, whole genome shotgun sequence genome encodes:
- the LOC11435535 gene encoding probable purine permease 10, translating into MHFNLAASILYGLVLSLTQLAFKKVVKRENFRSVMDMIIYQQLVATCVTLIGLFASGEWKDIKMEMEEYEMGKASYVLVLTFIAITWQIFNIGGVGLLFEVSSLFSNAISFLGMLIVHILGAVFFQDQMHGIKAISMVLAAWGFISYMYQQYFDERNTPHIGKDSSTLEG; encoded by the coding sequence ATGCACTTTAATTTAGCTGCATCTATATTGTATGGATTGGTGCTTTCCCTTACACAACTAGCTTTCAAGAAGGTTGTGAAAAGGGAAAATTTTAGAAGTGTCATGGATATGATAATATATCAACAACTGGTAGCTACTTGTGTGACTCTAATTGGACTTTTTGCAAGTGGAGAGTGGAAGGATATCAAAATGGAAATGGAGGAGTATGAAATGGGGAAAGCTTCTTATGTGCTTGTTCTCACTTTCATAGCCATAACTTGGCAAATCTTCAATATTGGTGGTGTTGGACTACTTTTTGAGGTTTCTTCCCTATTTTCTAATGCTATAAGTTTTCTAGGTATGCTTATAGTTCATATATTAGGTGCGGTATTCTTTCAAGACCAAATGCATGGGATTAAGGCCATTTCTATGGTACTAGCTGCTTGGGGATTTATATCTTATATGTATCAACAATATTTTGATGAGAGAAACACTCCTCACATAGGCAAAGATTCTTCAACTTTAGAAGGGTGA
- the LOC11435930 gene encoding nucleosome assembly protein 1;1, with translation MTSILLRNISFHARRIRLSHTFKSSPSILSLYKPTSFFSSSSDPPPSTIPHAHEKNQQNQQSLDDLEDISNEELKRRVARLREGDDDAIPEVFEAVLQRYLTGKPIEADQDLMRDILGKGTESKDDDEVGKGTESEDDDDEENEDEFDSDSEEMSDSDFEEEEAFNRDVKAKRGANVRKD, from the exons aTGACTTCTATTCTTCTTAGAAACATCTCATTCCACGCACGCCGTATTCGTCTCTCTCACACCTTCAAATCTTCACCTTCaattctctctctctacaaACCCACTTCGTTCTTCTCTTCTAGTAGTGACCCTCCACCTTCTACTATTCCACATGCTCATgagaagaatcaacaaaatcaacaatcaCTGGATGATTTGGAAGACATAAGCAATGAAG AGTTGAAGAGGCGTGTTGCGAGACTTCGAGAAGGCGATGACGATGCAATACCAGAAGTGTTTGAGGCAGTATTGCAGAGGTATTTGACGGGGAAGCCAATAGAAGCTGATCAGGATCTGATGAGGGATATTCTAGGGAAGGGGACAGAGTCGAAAGACGATGATGAGGTAGGGAAGGGAACAGAGTCGGAAGACGACGATGATGAGGAAAATGAAGACGAGTTTGATTCTGATTCGGAGGAAATGAGTGACTCTGATTTTGAAGAGGAAGAAGCTTTTAATCGTGATGTTAAAGCAAAAAGGGGAGCCAATGTAAGAAAAGACTAA